The stretch of DNA TGTTCTGCGTCCCGCTGGCGATGACTGCGGGGGTGGCGCCGTTTTCCATACAGAGTTTTGCAAAGGCGTAGACCAGTTCGGGCTCGCCGTAGATGACCGGCCGCGCCCCGGCGCTGATCTTGTGGGCGTCCGCCATCCCGTCGCAGAGCCACCCCCGCTCCAGCATGAGGCCCTCAGGCACAGGTCGTCCGCCGATCTCCTTTAAGGTCCTGACAAACAGGTCCGTGCTCTCAAGCCCGATGGGCAGCGGGAGGTTGATCAGCGGGACCCCGAACTGCTGTTCCAGGAAGAGTCCCGGGGAGAGGCTGTCAGGGCAGGTGAGCCCGAACTGGATAGTGGCCCGCGCCCCGGCCATGCGGGCGATCTCTGCGGTGGGCGTGCCGCCGGGTGCGATCTTCTGGTAGCGTCCGCCGAACGGGCGGTCCAGCGTCAGGGAGTAGTCGGGCAGCAGGGTGTACTCGAGCCCCATCAGGTCGAGGATGCGCTTGATCTCCCTGATGTCGGCCGGGCTGATGTTGGGGACGATGACGTTGATCCCGCCGTGCCGTTCTGTCGGCCGCGCGTAATGGGCGATGACCGCCCGCGTTGCCGCCCAGAACCCTTCGGTGTGGGTGCCGCCGTAGCTCGGCGTGGAGATCGGGATGATATCGATCTCCGGGATCTCCCGGTCCTGTTTGTAGGCACCGACAAACCTCTCGATGTCGTCGCCCATCGTTTCGGCAAGGCAGGTCGTCAGGATGCCGATCACCTCTGGCCGGTAGACCCTGATCACGTTGTCGAGCGCCTTTCTCAGGTTCGCCTCGCCGCCGAAGATCGCCTGCTTCTCGTTCAAGGACGAGGAGGCGATGTCCATGGGCTCGTTGAAGTGCTCGACGTTTGTGAGGCGCATGTAGGTGCTGCAGCCCTGGGAGCCGTGCACCAGTGCGATCGAGCGTTCGACACCCCGCAGGGCGATGACGCCGCCGAGCGGCATGCACATATGGCACTGGTTCTCGTTGACCTGCCTGACCCGTGTCGTGACCGTACAGTCGTTCATCCCTGTGCCTCCTCGAAGGGGTTTTTCTTCACCCGCTCCCAGACCGGCGAGCAGGTGGTCGCATACACCTCGCGGGCGAACCTGATCGCTCCATCGAACCCTGCCAGGCCGTCTTTGCGGTCGTGGTTGTGGTCGACGAAACCGATGCCCAACTTGTGCGCAAGGAACCGCTCCTTCACCCCGCCGGCCATCATGTCGACCTCTTTTTCCAGCAGGAACCGCTCGATCTCGGCGGGGTTGGCGTCGTCGATCACGACCGTCCCCTCGCTGACGATGGTGCCGATCTGCTCGTAGTCTTCAGGTTTTCCGGTCTGAGTGCCGGTGAACATCACGTCCATGCCGAGTTCCTGCAACTGACGGATGATGGCGAGGGCCTTGAAAGCGCCGCCCACGTAGATCGCCGCCCGCTTTCCTTTCAGTTTCTCCCGGTACCTCTCGATGACCGGCCGGACCCTTTTTGTCTCGCGCTCGATAAGCGCCTCCGTCCGGCGCACGATCTCCTCGTCGCCGTAGAAACGGGCAATCCTCCGCAGGCTTTCGGCGGTGTTCTCGGCGCCGAAGAAGTTCACGTCGATGTACGGCGTGCCGTACTCCTGCTCCAGGTTCATCGCCACCCAGTGCATCGAGCCGGAGCACTGCACCAGGTTCAGGCAGGCGCCGGGCGCCCTCTTCAGGGCGGCGACGGTCGAGTCCCCGGTGAAGGCCACGTTGATCTCGATGCCTATCTCCGCAAGATAGCGCTCGACGAGCCACTTCTCGCCGCCCAGATTGTATTCCCCGAGGAAGTTGAGTTTCCGCGTTTTTTCCACGGTATCTCCTTCCTTCGGGCGGATCAACTTCAGCAGGGCTTCTCCTGCCGCCCGGTAGCCGACGATCTTGTTTCCCGAGAGAAAGCCGCTGGACTCCACCGGGATCACGTCGATACCGTGTCTCTGTGATGCCTCCTTGCAAACGGCGACGATATCGTCGCCGATCAGCCCGACGACGCAGGTCGCGTAGACGAAGATCGCCGGGGGATGGTACTTCTCGACGATCTCGTCGATACAGGCCACAAGTTTCTTTTCTCCACCAAAAACCACGTCTCTCTCTTTGAGGTCGGTGGAAAAACTCTGCCTGAACATCTCAGAACCACTGGACAGACTGCCGCGGATATCCCATGTGTACGCCGCACACCCGATAGGGCCGTGGACGAGGTGGACCGCATCCGTCACCGGATTCAAGACCACCCTCGCCCCGGAGTAGACGCAGGCACGCTGGCTTACGGCCCCGGCCAGGCTGTCATCAGCGCAATGAATGCGGCTTTTGTTTTTCCCTGTGGTCATGATGGAGAGCTGCCGTTCGTCAAGGCATGCCGCAGGCTCTGCAGGCACCGAACATTCGTTCTCCATGGTTTTTCGCCTTCTACAGGATCAGTTCGTAGTCTTCGTCCGTGCAGTCGCGGTCGCGGCGTTCGAGCAGGGCGTTGCTGATCATCTCGATCAGACGCAGGCATCCCCGGTATCCTGTGATCGGCATCAGCGGGTGGACCGCCCGGTCGAAGACCGGGAACCCGACCCTGACCAGGGGGATATCCTCGGCCCGTGCGATGTACTTGCCGTGCGTGTTGCCGATGAGGAGGTCCACCGACTCCTCCTTGATCCACTGGTGGAGGTCGAAGAGATCTCCTTCGGCCTTGACCCTGCTGCCCTCGATGCCGGCGTCTTCGAGCATCTCGTTGATCGTCTTCTCGAACTTGTTGCCGGGCGTTCCGGTGAGGACATATTTCGGGACCATACCCATCGTGATCAGGAACTCGGTCAGCGGGATGGCGATGTCGGGATCCCCGAAGACCGCCACCTTCTTTCCTTCGTACTGGAAGTGGGTGTCGATCAGGGTGTCGATGACCTGTCCTCTCTCAACATTGAGAGATTCCGGTACGTCCACCCCGAAACCGTCCTTTACCGCCATGATCAGGTCGTCGGTCGCCTTTATCCCGATCGGGATCTTGAGGGGAACGCCGGGCACCCCGCACTTCGACTGGAGGATCGCCGCCGCTTCGTCTGACGACCATGCACCAAGCGAGAGGGTCATTTTCGAATTACCCGAGTCCTTTATGTCCTCGATCCGCGCGCCGCCCCTGGGGTACATCTCGTATGTGCTCAGCAGCGGCGAGTCCATCACGTTCGTGGTGTCCGGATACATGATCGAGGGGACGCCCATCTCGGTTACGATCCGCTTTATCTCCCTCATGTCCCCGGGGTTTAAGAACCCCGGGAATATGTTTGCCTGCTCCTTTTTCGGGTTGCCGTTGGACTCTGCAAGATAGGAGACGATCCCCCTGCACATGTTCGAAAACCCGGTGATGTGCGAGCCATAGTAACTCGGCGTGTTGGCGTGGATGACGTACCTGCCCTCCGGGATCTCCGACTGCTTGATGATGGTCGGGATGTCGTCGCCGATCGTCTCGCTGAGGCACGTCGTGTGGACCGCGATGATCTCCGGGTTGTAGATCGCAAAGACGTTCTTGATCGAGGTCTTTAAGTTTGCAGCGCCGCCGAAGACGGACGCACCTTCCGTGAAGGAACTCGTCGAGGCCATCGCGGGCTCGTGGAAGTGCCTGGACAATGCCATCCGGTGGTACGAGCAGCACCCCTGTGAGCCGTGGCTGTGCGGGAGACAGCCGTGAATGCCGAGTGCTGCATACATCGCACCGACCGGCTGGCAGGTTTTTATCGGGTTGATCTTTCCTGTCGTACGTGCATCTCGTGGGAGAGGCTCTTTTGGTGTGCAGTCGAGCATCTTTCGGTCACCTCTGTTCGGTTTCCTTCTGTTCCCAGGGTGGGGTGATCATCTTCCATGCAGGCGTGGAGAGCGAATGCGCCACATCCTTTGCAAAGGTGACCGCTCCCTTAAAACAGGTGTACGGGCCGCTGTAGTCGTACGAGTGCATCTGTTTTGAGGGGAGGCCCATCTTGTGCGTGACGTACTTGTCCTTGATGCCGGTGAAGATCAGGTCGGGCTTGAAGACCTCGACCAGTTCCTCGGTTTCGAAATGGTTGGCGTCGTCGATCATGATCCCGCCGTTCACCATGTCCGGGTACATTCCCCTGTACTCGTTGAGGATGCCTGATGCGACGAGCTCGTCGTACCGCTCCTTCGGCATGTTCAGGTGCAGGTGGGGTGGTTCGTACATCTCCGGGTCGGGTTCGACATGGAGTTCGGGGATGTTCTTCGAGTCCGCATCGCCCTTGATCGTCGGTATGACCTCGCGCCCCTCGTAGTCGTCGCGGTGGGCGAACTCGTAGCCTGCGACCAGAACTTCCATGCCGAGATTCCTGAGCAGGTACTGGTAGTGGTGGCTGCGTGACCCGCCGACGAAGACAAAGGCGGTCTTGCCCGTGCAGATCTTTCGGTACCGCTCAAGTTCAGGCGTGACTGCAGCGAGTTCGCGCTCGATGACGAGTTCGGTCCGTGCTGTCAGATCATCGTCGCCGAAGCACTGTGCGATCTCGCGGAGCGTGTTGATCGTCGCATCGATGCCGATGAAGTTCACCTTAAGCCAGGGAATACCATACTTCGTCTCCATCATCTCGGCGATGTAGTTGATCGAACGGTGGCACTGGACGAGGTTTAAGTGGGCCTGATGCATGTTTTTGATGTTTGCATAGGCTGAATCACCGGTCAGCGTCGAGCCTACCGTATATCCGATCTCCTCGAGGAGTCGTTCGATCTCCCAGGCGTCTCCGCCGATGTTGTACTCGCCGAGGAAGTTGAGGACATATTTCCCGTCCACCTTCTCGGTGCCCTTGCCGATGATCCGGTCCATGATCTGGTTGTTGGCGATATGGTGGCCTGCCGACTGGCTGACTCCCTTATAGCCCTCGCAGTTGTAATGGATCACCGGAATCCCGTGCCGTTCCTCTGCCGCTTTTGAAACGGCGCCCAGGTCGTCGCCGATCAGTCCGATCGGGCATGTCGCGCAGACGTTAATCGCCCGCGGGTGGAAGATCTCCACGATCTCGTCGATCATCTTCGCCAGTTTTTTCTCGCCGCCGAAGACGATGTCGCTCTCCTGCATGTCGGTGGAGAAGCACATCGCCGAGTAGATCTGCTCCGGGGGCGTCCTGTCGTCGGCCCGGGCCTTGTTCCGCCGTGTTCCCCAACTGTAATATGCGCACCCGATCGGGCCGTGGGTGATCGTGACCATGTCCTTGATCGGGCCGACGACCACGCCCTTGCACCCGGCATAGCAGCATCCCCGCTGCGTGATGATGCCGGGGACCGTCCTGGTGTTTGCCTCGATCTGTGGACAGGAACTGGCGGATTCGTCCTTTTTGACGATATGCTTCTTCCTGTTCTTTTTCACTTTGTCAGGAAATGGCGCCAGTATCTCGTCAACGTTTACGTCTGTCACCGTCATGTTTTCATGTCTCCTCTCGTCCTTACCAGATTGCAGCGTCTCCGGACTCGCCCGTGCGGACACGGACTGCATCGGTCACGGGCGTCACGAAGATCTTCCCGTCGCCTGCACCGCGCTCGGTGCGATTGGCCCTGATGATCGCCTCCACGATCCGCGGCACGTCCTCGTCATAGGCGAGGATGGTGAACAGCCGCCGTGGGAACATCCGTTTGTCGTCAAGGAATGTGACGACCTGCTCTTCGGATTCTCTCCTGTCGATGACGTCGGAAGCAGCCATTCCCATGAGTTTTTCCTTGCATGGGACGTTTATTTCGTCATGCGGCAACAGTTTGCCTCTGCCGACCGCTTTGACGGCGGTAAAACCAGCGACGCCTGCCTCGATCAGGGCACGCTTCGTCGCACCGGTTTTTTTCATCCGCACGATGGCCATAATCTCTTTCATATCGGCACCTCCGGTTCAGAGGCCTTGAGTAGCCTTTGAGATGGTGTACGCCTCTTCCACGGGACTGATGAAGATCTTGCCGTCGCCAAAGTTTCCGCTGGTGCCGGTTCTGGCTGTTTTCAGGATGATATCCACGATTTTGTCCCGATACTCGTCTTCGATCGCGACAAGAATGAGGGTTTTTGGGATCTCGTCATAGTAGACGTCTCCCATCCTGATCCCCTTCTGTTTCCCGCGGCCTACGACGTCGACGACCGTGGCGGCGTTGAACCCTCCTGCAGAGAGGTTCTCAAGGACTTCGTCCTTCTTTTCGGGCCTGACTATCGCTCGTACAAACTGCATCATCTTCACATCCTGTCTTTCTGGTATTACAGGCCCAGGAACCCGTGCTCCATCATCAGTTCTTCAAGCCTGTCCTGCGTCATGGGCTTCGGGATGACGAACATCGTGTTGTTGTCGATGGCCTGTGCCAGGTTCCGGTATTCGCTGGCCTGGTTGGACTCAGGATCGAAGTCGACGACCGTCTTCTTGTTGATCTCGGCCCTCTGCACCAGGTTGTCACGCGGGACGAAGTAGATCAAC from Methanofollis liminatans DSM 4140 encodes:
- a CDS encoding nitrogenase component 1, whose protein sequence is MLDCTPKEPLPRDARTTGKINPIKTCQPVGAMYAALGIHGCLPHSHGSQGCCSYHRMALSRHFHEPAMASTSSFTEGASVFGGAANLKTSIKNVFAIYNPEIIAVHTTCLSETIGDDIPTIIKQSEIPEGRYVIHANTPSYYGSHITGFSNMCRGIVSYLAESNGNPKKEQANIFPGFLNPGDMREIKRIVTEMGVPSIMYPDTTNVMDSPLLSTYEMYPRGGARIEDIKDSGNSKMTLSLGAWSSDEAAAILQSKCGVPGVPLKIPIGIKATDDLIMAVKDGFGVDVPESLNVERGQVIDTLIDTHFQYEGKKVAVFGDPDIAIPLTEFLITMGMVPKYVLTGTPGNKFEKTINEMLEDAGIEGSRVKAEGDLFDLHQWIKEESVDLLIGNTHGKYIARAEDIPLVRVGFPVFDRAVHPLMPITGYRGCLRLIEMISNALLERRDRDCTDEDYELIL
- a CDS encoding P-II family nitrogen regulator, producing the protein MQFVRAIVRPEKKDEVLENLSAGGFNAATVVDVVGRGKQKGIRMGDVYYDEIPKTLILVAIEDEYRDKIVDIILKTARTGTSGNFGDGKIFISPVEEAYTISKATQGL
- a CDS encoding nitrogenase component 1; this translates as MNDCTVTTRVRQVNENQCHMCMPLGGVIALRGVERSIALVHGSQGCSTYMRLTNVEHFNEPMDIASSSLNEKQAIFGGEANLRKALDNVIRVYRPEVIGILTTCLAETMGDDIERFVGAYKQDREIPEIDIIPISTPSYGGTHTEGFWAATRAVIAHYARPTERHGGINVIVPNISPADIREIKRILDLMGLEYTLLPDYSLTLDRPFGGRYQKIAPGGTPTAEIARMAGARATIQFGLTCPDSLSPGLFLEQQFGVPLINLPLPIGLESTDLFVRTLKEIGGRPVPEGLMLERGWLCDGMADAHKISAGARPVIYGEPELVYAFAKLCMENGATPAVIASGTQNSGLAGLLEPVLEEALDVPIFLEEADFVTIEDAAVRKGANLAVGHSGGKYLTERQGIPGIRVGYPVHDRIGGQRILSVGYAGTLGFLDRFVNTLLEKKYGSYRRLRKEELLNEEGVSNAKT
- a CDS encoding P-II family nitrogen regulator, whose product is MKEIMAIVRMKKTGATKRALIEAGVAGFTAVKAVGRGKLLPHDEINVPCKEKLMGMAASDVIDRRESEEQVVTFLDDKRMFPRRLFTILAYDEDVPRIVEAIIRANRTERGAGDGKIFVTPVTDAVRVRTGESGDAAIW
- the nifE gene encoding nitrogenase iron-molybdenum cofactor biosynthesis protein NifE: MENECSVPAEPAACLDERQLSIMTTGKNKSRIHCADDSLAGAVSQRACVYSGARVVLNPVTDAVHLVHGPIGCAAYTWDIRGSLSSGSEMFRQSFSTDLKERDVVFGGEKKLVACIDEIVEKYHPPAIFVYATCVVGLIGDDIVAVCKEASQRHGIDVIPVESSGFLSGNKIVGYRAAGEALLKLIRPKEGDTVEKTRKLNFLGEYNLGGEKWLVERYLAEIGIEINVAFTGDSTVAALKRAPGACLNLVQCSGSMHWVAMNLEQEYGTPYIDVNFFGAENTAESLRRIARFYGDEEIVRRTEALIERETKRVRPVIERYREKLKGKRAAIYVGGAFKALAIIRQLQELGMDVMFTGTQTGKPEDYEQIGTIVSEGTVVIDDANPAEIERFLLEKEVDMMAGGVKERFLAHKLGIGFVDHNHDRKDGLAGFDGAIRFAREVYATTCSPVWERVKKNPFEEAQG
- the nifD gene encoding nitrogenase molybdenum-iron protein alpha chain, with translation MTVTDVNVDEILAPFPDKVKKNRKKHIVKKDESASSCPQIEANTRTVPGIITQRGCCYAGCKGVVVGPIKDMVTITHGPIGCAYYSWGTRRNKARADDRTPPEQIYSAMCFSTDMQESDIVFGGEKKLAKMIDEIVEIFHPRAINVCATCPIGLIGDDLGAVSKAAEERHGIPVIHYNCEGYKGVSQSAGHHIANNQIMDRIIGKGTEKVDGKYVLNFLGEYNIGGDAWEIERLLEEIGYTVGSTLTGDSAYANIKNMHQAHLNLVQCHRSINYIAEMMETKYGIPWLKVNFIGIDATINTLREIAQCFGDDDLTARTELVIERELAAVTPELERYRKICTGKTAFVFVGGSRSHHYQYLLRNLGMEVLVAGYEFAHRDDYEGREVIPTIKGDADSKNIPELHVEPDPEMYEPPHLHLNMPKERYDELVASGILNEYRGMYPDMVNGGIMIDDANHFETEELVEVFKPDLIFTGIKDKYVTHKMGLPSKQMHSYDYSGPYTCFKGAVTFAKDVAHSLSTPAWKMITPPWEQKETEQR